In Prosthecochloris sp. GSB1, the following proteins share a genomic window:
- a CDS encoding iron-sulfur cluster assembly scaffold protein encodes MLQQNNWVYTDTLKEHFMNPRNILEGDDTDGFDGVGMEGNLSCGDQMMVVIKVDSDKEVITDCKWKTYGCASAIASTSVLSEMVKGMTLDQAFDVSPKDVTKELGGLPENKIHCSVLGDKALRAAINDYFERNGMTDRVRREKTRTVCQCMNVTDAEIEESVLEGAKTFYELQEHTKIGTVCGQCKDEAESLIEQYRHLHFGE; translated from the coding sequence ATGCTGCAGCAAAATAACTGGGTCTATACCGATACATTAAAAGAGCATTTCATGAATCCCAGGAACATACTGGAAGGGGACGATACCGATGGTTTCGACGGCGTCGGCATGGAGGGCAATCTTTCGTGCGGCGACCAGATGATGGTGGTGATAAAGGTCGACAGCGACAAGGAGGTGATCACCGACTGCAAATGGAAGACCTACGGTTGCGCAAGCGCCATAGCCAGCACCTCGGTGCTTTCCGAAATGGTGAAAGGAATGACCCTCGACCAGGCCTTCGATGTTTCACCGAAAGACGTGACTAAGGAACTCGGCGGTCTTCCCGAGAACAAGATCCATTGTTCAGTGCTCGGCGACAAGGCGCTCCGGGCGGCGATCAACGACTATTTCGAACGCAACGGCATGACCGATCGCGTCCGCAGGGAGAAGACACGCACCGTCTGCCAGTGCATGAACGTCACCGACGCCGAGATCGAGGAGTCCGTGCTCGAAGGCGCGAAAACCTTCTACGAATTGCAGGAGCATACCAAGATCGGCACGGTGTGCGGCCAGTGCAAGGACGAAGCGGAAAGCCTGATAGAGCAGTACCGTCACCTGCATTTCGGCGAGTAG
- a CDS encoding cysteine desulfurase family protein yields MEQRRIYLDHNATTPLHPEVKKEMIEAMEMFGNPSSMHAYGREAKANVEHARGIVAGMIGAHEDEMVFVGSGSEANNTVLSLFACASNLCIPGFKARQTIVTSSIEHPCVLETSQCLAHRGTTVKLLDVDRFGRIDMDQLKEYLTDDVGLVSVMTANNEIGTVQDIAEISRLAHENGSMMHTDAVQAFGKLPLDVDDLGVDFLTMSAHKIYGPKGIGALYVRKGTPYCPFIRGGHQEKGRRAGTENTLGIMGLAKAVEMRALEMEEEAKRLAGMKERLRSGLEESVEGVFFNGHPTFNMPNTLNVSFPGAEGEAILLYLDLEGIAVSTGSACASGSLDPSHVLLATGSDAERAHGSIRLSLGRETTMEEIEYVLDVLPGVISKIRNMSTAYVKGGVHAAAK; encoded by the coding sequence ATGGAACAAAGACGGATATACCTCGATCACAACGCAACGACGCCGCTTCATCCGGAGGTGAAAAAAGAGATGATCGAGGCGATGGAGATGTTCGGCAACCCGTCGAGCATGCACGCTTACGGCAGGGAGGCGAAAGCCAACGTCGAGCACGCGCGGGGCATCGTCGCCGGAATGATCGGAGCCCACGAGGACGAAATGGTTTTTGTCGGCAGCGGCTCCGAAGCCAACAATACCGTGCTCTCCCTTTTCGCCTGCGCCTCCAATCTCTGCATCCCGGGGTTCAAGGCGCGTCAGACAATCGTAACCAGCAGCATAGAGCACCCCTGCGTGCTTGAAACCTCCCAGTGCCTCGCCCACCGCGGAACGACGGTCAAGCTGCTCGACGTCGACCGGTTCGGCAGAATCGACATGGATCAGTTGAAGGAATATCTGACGGACGATGTTGGGCTGGTTTCGGTCATGACGGCAAACAACGAGATCGGCACGGTTCAGGATATCGCCGAGATCAGCAGGCTTGCTCATGAAAACGGTTCGATGATGCACACCGATGCCGTTCAGGCTTTCGGCAAGCTTCCCCTTGATGTCGACGACCTCGGTGTGGACTTCCTGACGATGAGCGCGCACAAGATATACGGGCCGAAGGGAATCGGCGCGCTCTATGTGCGGAAGGGAACGCCGTACTGCCCCTTCATACGGGGAGGTCATCAGGAAAAAGGGCGCAGGGCGGGTACTGAAAACACGCTGGGCATCATGGGTCTGGCCAAGGCCGTGGAAATGCGCGCGCTGGAGATGGAGGAAGAGGCGAAGCGGCTTGCGGGCATGAAGGAACGTCTGAGAAGCGGTCTTGAGGAATCCGTCGAAGGAGTCTTTTTCAACGGCCATCCAACGTTCAATATGCCGAATACCCTGAACGTGTCGTTTCCCGGGGCTGAAGGAGAGGCGATCCTTCTCTATCTCGATCTCGAGGGGATTGCCGTTTCCACCGGATCCGCCTGCGCGTCAGGATCGCTCGATCCGTCGCACGTGCTCCTTGCGACCGGTTCGGATGCGGAACGGGCGCACGGCTCCATCCGTCTCAGTCTCGGAAGGGAAACGACCATGGAAGAGATCGAGTACGTGCTCGACGTGCTTCCGGGAGTCATCAGCAAAATCAGAAACATGTCAACAGCGTATGTAAAAGGAGGAGTACATGCTGCAGCAAAATAA
- the cysK gene encoding cysteine synthase A, which yields MNIHDDITCTVGRTPLVRISRMRESGCEVLAKLESFNPLSSVKDRVGVAMIEDAERRGLIRKGTTIIEPTSGNTGIALAFACAAKGYRLILTMPETMSVERRRLLKILGAELVLTDGAGGMKLAIEEAERLAGSLPDSIILQQFSNPANPAMHRRTTAEEVWADTGGTVDVFVAGVGTGGTISGVGEVLKERKPEVHIIAVEPEESPVISGGPPGPHKIQGIGAGFIPGNFNRAVVDEVMLVSADDAGETARKLASREGILCGISSGAAMWAALEAAGRENMRDKRIVVLLPDTGERYLSTWLFDDE from the coding sequence ATGAATATTCACGACGACATTACCTGCACGGTGGGCCGGACCCCGCTGGTGAGGATCAGCAGGATGCGCGAAAGCGGCTGCGAGGTTCTCGCCAAACTCGAATCGTTCAATCCGCTTTCCAGCGTCAAGGACAGGGTCGGTGTGGCCATGATCGAGGATGCTGAGCGAAGGGGCTTGATAAGAAAGGGTACGACCATCATCGAGCCGACAAGCGGCAACACCGGCATAGCGCTTGCGTTCGCCTGCGCGGCCAAAGGGTATCGCCTGATTCTTACCATGCCTGAAACCATGAGCGTCGAGCGCCGAAGGCTCCTGAAAATCCTCGGTGCTGAACTCGTGCTGACCGACGGCGCGGGGGGCATGAAACTGGCGATCGAGGAGGCCGAGCGTCTTGCAGGTTCGCTGCCTGACAGCATCATTCTTCAGCAATTCAGTAATCCCGCAAATCCGGCGATGCATCGGAGAACAACGGCCGAGGAAGTCTGGGCCGATACCGGTGGGACGGTCGACGTCTTCGTCGCCGGGGTCGGCACAGGAGGGACGATAAGCGGTGTCGGCGAGGTGCTCAAGGAGCGGAAACCCGAGGTCCACATCATCGCCGTGGAACCCGAGGAATCGCCGGTCATTTCCGGGGGGCCGCCTGGTCCGCACAAGATCCAGGGAATCGGGGCAGGCTTCATTCCCGGGAATTTCAACAGGGCTGTCGTCGACGAGGTTATGCTTGTCAGTGCCGACGATGCCGGTGAAACCGCGAGAAAACTGGCGAGCCGCGAAGGTATTCTCTGCGGGATTTCGTCGGGCGCGGCCATGTGGGCGGCCCTCGAAGCCGCCGGAAGAGAGAATATGAGGGATAAAAGAATCGTCGTGCTTTTGCCGGACACCGGAGAACGCTATCTTTCAACCTGGCTTTTTGACGACGAATAG
- a CDS encoding SDR family NAD(P)-dependent oxidoreductase — protein MNAYQGSVAIITGASGALGGAVAERFYRAGVSLALLDKAYSKLQRRWKGRGSVLCLECDLGDFTQLEKSVGLVIERFGKVDSLLNIAGGFAMGHSVLETTGEAWAAMQEINVGSVFFACRAVLPYMRERKHGSVVNVGAKAALEGKALLAPYIVSKSSVMRLTECLAEENRRDGIRVNCILPSVIDTPANRRDMPEADTSSWVSPEAIADVFLFLVSDASRAINGASIPVYG, from the coding sequence ATGAACGCTTATCAGGGCAGTGTTGCGATAATCACCGGGGCCTCGGGGGCTCTTGGCGGTGCCGTTGCCGAAAGATTTTATCGGGCCGGCGTCAGCCTTGCGCTTCTGGACAAGGCATACAGCAAGCTGCAACGCCGCTGGAAAGGCCGCGGAAGCGTGCTCTGCCTGGAGTGTGATCTCGGGGATTTCACGCAGCTGGAGAAATCGGTCGGACTGGTCATCGAGCGATTCGGGAAAGTAGACTCGCTGCTCAACATCGCCGGGGGGTTCGCGATGGGTCATTCTGTTCTGGAGACAACCGGGGAGGCCTGGGCCGCGATGCAGGAGATCAATGTCGGAAGCGTTTTTTTTGCATGCAGGGCAGTGCTGCCTTACATGCGCGAGCGTAAGCACGGCAGCGTGGTCAACGTGGGCGCGAAAGCCGCTTTGGAGGGGAAGGCTCTCCTGGCTCCCTATATCGTTTCAAAGTCTTCGGTGATGCGCCTTACGGAATGCCTGGCCGAAGAAAACCGGCGCGACGGCATACGGGTAAATTGTATCCTTCCTTCGGTTATCGATACTCCGGCGAACAGGCGCGACATGCCGGAGGCGGATACCTCTTCATGGGTGTCCCCCGAGGCGATCGCCGATGTTTTCCTGTTTCTGGTTTCCGATGCTTCGCGGGCGATAAACGGCGCGTCGATACCCGTTTACGGGTAG
- a CDS encoding helix-turn-helix domain-containing protein: MRKLIQARKELGLSLEEVSETTRIKRGHLEKIEAENLRFLPPVYVYAFLKEYALALGITDDELLENCREELSILTDARVRQEAGATYDEQPEARGPRLGGLFDAIRSGDGGGMSPAVLVGGGVAVLVALLVVVFLIFGGGGSGEKENETVAEGNGGAEAVEEASFEVPAPENTADSLADAFVQEGPEASLAVKEQAWAKNVSFLPESQSSPYRNILVVRIVSDLTWVKVIADDGDRVYPGGQFKAGEVLRYEAKNKFWVNVGRPPYVELYLNGEKVPPMEKRTVVLGQE, encoded by the coding sequence GTGCGCAAACTCATTCAGGCAAGGAAAGAACTCGGGCTTTCTCTCGAGGAGGTCAGTGAGACCACCAGGATAAAGCGGGGCCATCTTGAGAAAATCGAGGCCGAAAACCTGCGGTTCCTGCCGCCGGTGTACGTCTATGCTTTTCTCAAGGAGTATGCGCTTGCGCTCGGCATCACGGACGACGAATTGCTGGAAAACTGCCGGGAAGAACTCAGTATTCTGACCGACGCAAGAGTCAGGCAGGAGGCCGGCGCGACGTATGATGAGCAGCCGGAAGCCCGGGGTCCCCGTCTCGGCGGACTTTTCGACGCGATCAGGTCAGGCGACGGAGGCGGTATGAGTCCCGCGGTTCTTGTCGGAGGCGGGGTCGCGGTTCTTGTCGCTTTGCTGGTGGTTGTTTTCCTGATTTTCGGCGGCGGCGGGTCCGGTGAAAAAGAGAATGAAACGGTCGCTGAAGGAAACGGCGGGGCCGAGGCTGTCGAGGAGGCCTCTTTCGAGGTTCCGGCTCCCGAAAATACTGCCGACAGCCTGGCCGACGCATTCGTCCAGGAAGGTCCGGAGGCCTCTCTCGCCGTCAAGGAGCAGGCCTGGGCCAAAAACGTTTCCTTTCTTCCCGAGTCTCAGAGCTCGCCATACCGGAACATCCTCGTTGTGCGCATCGTCAGCGATCTGACCTGGGTCAAGGTTATCGCCGACGACGGAGACCGGGTATATCCCGGTGGCCAGTTCAAGGCTGGCGAGGTGCTTCGTTACGAGGCGAAAAACAAATTCTGGGTGAATGTAGGTCGTCCGCCTTACGTCGAACTCTATCTCAATGGCGAGAAAGTTCCGCCGATGGAGAAAAGGACGGTCGTGCTCGGCCAGGAATGA
- a CDS encoding oxidoreductase, whose translation MSGEWKVDDAPDRRGSVAIVTGANSGLGFWTARGLASRNVTVVLACRDTPKALEAMRGIASGFPDADLHAMRLDLAELSSVREFAEEFLERFSRLDILVNNAGVMACPRKETADGFEMQFGVNHLGHFALTGLLCGRIAASDAGRVVTVSSGAHNVGSIRFDDLQSRRRYDRWAAYAQSKLANLLFAFELHRRARQAGVRLLSVAAHPGYAATNLQRSGPLMERPPGLGGIMELLVSFANRTIAQSPETGALPQLYAALSDDVESGDFIGPSGFLEMGGDPVRVGSSLRSRDEKLAKRLWSVSTELTGIHYSFIGQTG comes from the coding sequence ATGAGCGGAGAATGGAAGGTAGACGACGCCCCGGACAGGAGGGGTAGCGTCGCCATCGTTACGGGAGCCAACAGCGGCCTCGGGTTCTGGACTGCCAGGGGGCTCGCTTCGAGGAACGTTACCGTCGTGCTTGCCTGCCGGGATACGCCAAAGGCGCTCGAAGCCATGCGCGGGATCGCTTCCGGATTTCCGGACGCCGATCTGCATGCGATGAGGCTCGATCTCGCGGAGCTTTCATCCGTCAGGGAGTTTGCCGAAGAGTTTCTCGAACGCTTCAGTCGCCTCGATATTCTGGTGAACAATGCTGGGGTCATGGCTTGTCCCCGAAAGGAAACGGCCGACGGGTTCGAAATGCAGTTCGGCGTCAATCATCTGGGGCATTTCGCCCTGACAGGGCTTCTTTGCGGTCGGATAGCCGCATCGGACGCGGGCCGGGTGGTAACGGTCAGCAGCGGCGCCCATAATGTCGGTTCGATACGATTCGACGACCTGCAGTCCAGGAGGCGGTATGACCGTTGGGCGGCTTACGCCCAGAGCAAACTCGCCAACCTGCTCTTCGCGTTCGAATTGCACAGGCGGGCCCGGCAGGCCGGGGTCAGACTGCTCAGCGTAGCGGCGCACCCGGGGTATGCCGCTACGAATCTTCAGAGATCGGGACCGCTTATGGAGCGCCCTCCGGGGTTGGGCGGCATCATGGAACTGCTTGTTTCATTCGCCAACAGGACGATAGCCCAGAGCCCTGAAACGGGTGCGCTTCCGCAACTGTACGCTGCGCTTTCCGATGATGTCGAAAGCGGGGATTTCATCGGGCCTTCGGGTTTTCTGGAGATGGGGGGGGATCCCGTCAGGGTCGGTTCTTCTCTCCGATCGAGGGACGAGAAGCTGGCAAAGCGGTTATGGTCAGTGTCGACGGAGTTGACCGGCATTCATTATTCCTTCATCGGGCAGACGGGCTGA
- a CDS encoding hemolysin family protein, whose translation MNTDIFELFILLALILANGFFSMAEFAIISSREAKLHELRDAGVPGASLALDLLENPGRFLSAIQVGITLIATLAGAFSGVSFSGPVAEMITGIEPLAPYSEELALGVVVICVTYFTLIIGELAPKKIALQHPEKISIRIARIIDIICLSSAPVVHLINGSTNIVLKIIGIRNTEKPLVSDEEVMLMIKQGAKKGVFESVEYDMVSRIFRMSDKRASAMMTPKSEIEWLDLRAPEDELIAKMQASGRSRFPVAEGSLDNLRGIVRSLDLVSKQLLQPGNLKDTIRNAMKPPIFVPESVPAFQVLELFKENRAHLALVIDEQGSVQGAITLTDVLESIVGDIPADDVEGNKKIVRRSERTWIVDGLLPVDEFMTHFHLEEGFLDEEDPHYETMGGFLMTKLEKLPSVMDTLEWKEIQFKVIKMNRQRVDKILVIFDERDKKEK comes from the coding sequence ATGAATACCGACATTTTCGAACTCTTCATTTTACTTGCCCTGATTCTGGCAAACGGTTTTTTTTCGATGGCAGAATTCGCCATCATTTCATCGCGGGAAGCAAAGCTGCACGAACTGCGCGACGCAGGAGTGCCCGGAGCCTCGCTCGCACTCGACCTGCTGGAAAACCCCGGCAGATTCCTCTCCGCCATTCAGGTCGGCATTACGCTCATTGCCACCCTTGCGGGCGCGTTCAGTGGCGTGAGCTTCTCCGGCCCTGTTGCGGAAATGATAACCGGCATCGAACCTCTCGCGCCTTACAGCGAGGAACTGGCTCTGGGAGTCGTCGTCATCTGCGTAACCTATTTCACCCTGATCATCGGCGAACTCGCCCCGAAGAAAATAGCCCTGCAGCACCCCGAAAAAATCTCCATCAGGATAGCGCGCATCATCGACATCATCTGCCTGTCGAGTGCCCCTGTCGTTCATCTCATCAACGGATCGACGAACATCGTGCTCAAGATCATCGGCATCAGAAACACTGAAAAGCCCCTGGTCAGCGACGAAGAAGTCATGCTGATGATCAAGCAGGGAGCGAAAAAAGGCGTGTTCGAATCCGTCGAATACGATATGGTTTCAAGAATATTCAGGATGAGCGACAAACGGGCGAGCGCCATGATGACGCCGAAAAGCGAGATCGAATGGCTCGACCTGAGGGCTCCCGAGGATGAACTGATCGCCAAGATGCAGGCCAGCGGACGCTCGCGCTTTCCCGTGGCCGAAGGCAGTCTGGACAATCTCAGGGGTATCGTACGCTCGCTTGACCTTGTCAGCAAGCAGCTTCTCCAGCCCGGCAATCTGAAAGACACCATTCGCAACGCAATGAAGCCGCCGATTTTCGTCCCCGAATCGGTTCCGGCGTTCCAGGTTCTCGAACTTTTCAAGGAAAACCGGGCTCATCTGGCGCTGGTTATCGACGAACAGGGTTCCGTGCAGGGCGCCATTACGCTCACCGACGTTCTGGAAAGCATCGTGGGCGACATTCCGGCCGACGATGTCGAGGGCAACAAAAAAATCGTGAGGCGAAGCGAACGCACCTGGATCGTCGACGGCCTGCTCCCGGTGGACGAATTCATGACTCATTTCCATCTCGAGGAAGGATTCCTCGACGAAGAGGATCCTCATTACGAAACCATGGGAGGCTTCCTCATGACCAAACTGGAAAAACTGCCCTCGGTCATGGACACGCTCGAATGGAAGGAGATCCAGTTCAAGGTCATCAAGATGAACCGGCAGCGGGTGGACAAGATTCTGGTGATTTTCGACGAACGGGATAAAAAGGAAAAATAA
- a CDS encoding nucleoside-diphosphate kinase: MERTLTILKPDCVRKQLIGAVTDKIERAGFRIVAMKKTKLTKETAGEFYAVHRERPFFGELVEFMSSGPCVPMILEKDNAVEDFRTLIGATDPAEAAGGTIRKLYADSKGENIVHGSDSAENACIEGGFFFSSEEVVRVDK; this comes from the coding sequence ATGGAAAGAACGCTTACCATTCTCAAGCCGGATTGTGTCCGCAAACAACTCATCGGCGCGGTCACCGACAAGATCGAACGCGCCGGATTCCGCATCGTCGCGATGAAAAAAACGAAACTCACGAAGGAAACCGCCGGCGAATTCTACGCCGTGCATCGTGAAAGACCGTTTTTCGGAGAACTCGTCGAGTTCATGTCCTCCGGGCCCTGCGTCCCCATGATCCTCGAAAAAGACAATGCCGTCGAGGACTTCCGAACACTGATCGGTGCCACAGACCCGGCGGAAGCCGCCGGGGGCACGATCCGCAAGCTCTATGCCGACAGCAAGGGTGAAAACATCGTGCACGGCTCCGACTCCGCGGAAAACGCCTGTATCGAAGGCGGGTTTTTCTTCTCCTCCGAAGAGGTTGTCCGCGTCGACAAATAA
- a CDS encoding D-alanyl-D-alanine carboxypeptidase family protein has protein sequence MMKRTNVFRLAAFLPMLFAFAAGPCLFASAAEDSRLDTLDPSKSVASYILKDVGTSRVLMSRNTGKKIQPASLTKILTCIIAIESGKLGNVVEIPREATLVEPTKAGFDPGEKIRLVDLVKASMVRSSNDAAFAIAVYLGGSVSRFAVMMNRRAKEIGMTHSHFTNPAGYDRDLYEGHYSTAEDLLRLTEYAIDNELFNRIARLDSVSFLEQKTRKRYTLKSSNKLLERYPYAVGIKTGYTFRAGRCLIARAMKGDRDMVLVMLNAGKDRWEMAQMMFEKAFAEKTPRGAVSSARHDPGKPLTLYGNELE, from the coding sequence ATGATGAAAAGAACGAATGTGTTTCGACTGGCAGCTTTTTTGCCGATGCTGTTCGCTTTTGCGGCGGGACCCTGCCTGTTCGCGTCCGCAGCGGAGGATTCCCGGCTCGACACCCTCGATCCATCGAAAAGCGTCGCTTCCTACATCCTCAAGGACGTCGGCACCTCCAGGGTCCTCATGTCCAGGAATACGGGTAAGAAGATACAGCCGGCCAGCCTTACGAAAATTCTTACCTGCATTATTGCGATCGAAAGCGGGAAATTGGGCAATGTCGTCGAGATTCCCAGGGAAGCCACGTTGGTGGAGCCTACCAAGGCCGGATTCGATCCGGGTGAAAAGATACGCCTCGTCGATCTGGTCAAGGCTTCGATGGTGCGGTCAAGCAACGATGCGGCGTTCGCGATCGCCGTTTACCTTGGCGGAAGCGTTTCCAGATTCGCCGTGATGATGAACCGCCGCGCGAAGGAGATCGGCATGACCCATTCGCATTTCACCAATCCCGCGGGTTACGACCGTGACCTGTACGAAGGGCACTATTCCACGGCGGAGGATTTGCTCCGGCTGACCGAATACGCAATCGACAACGAGCTTTTCAACCGGATAGCCCGTCTCGATTCGGTTTCGTTCCTCGAACAGAAAACAAGGAAGCGCTATACCCTCAAGTCCAGCAACAAGCTGCTGGAGCGATATCCCTACGCGGTAGGCATTAAAACGGGCTATACGTTCCGCGCCGGCCGTTGCCTTATAGCCCGCGCGATGAAGGGAGACAGGGATATGGTGCTGGTGATGCTCAATGCGGGAAAGGATCGGTGGGAGATGGCTCAAATGATGTTCGAGAAAGCGTTCGCCGAAAAAACTCCCCGGGGAGCGGTATCTTCGGCCAGGCATGATCCCGGCAAGCCGCTCACGCTTTACGGGAATGAACTCGAGTGA
- a CDS encoding AI-2E family transporter, with amino-acid sequence MKRLELNNIILLLVLLVISAIFFSMIYDFLMVILIAAIFSGLAMPIYRRFEVWFKGRKSLSASLTLLAVSCIIIFPMLTILGIVAAQAIKVSRTAVPWIETQLGRPTAFQDMFGSLPFYPTISEYSDLILQKTGELVSNMSTVLFNNISSFTLSTVHTLFLFFVFLYTMFFFLRDGRQMLEKVLYYLPLSGADQSRMLEKFTSVTGATIRGTFVIGIIQGSLAGIAFTFAGIESAVFWGAVMTVLSIIPVVGSGLVWVPAVIYLYATGQFAAGTGLLLFCGLLVSSIDNILRPILVGRDTKLHELLIFFGTFGGISLFGISGFIVGPVIAALFVTIWEIYGETFRDYLNDVKKPVCPDTEDDIYL; translated from the coding sequence ATGAAAAGACTTGAACTCAACAACATTATTCTGCTGCTGGTTCTCCTGGTGATTTCGGCGATCTTTTTTTCCATGATCTACGATTTCCTGATGGTCATCCTCATCGCGGCCATTTTTTCTGGGTTGGCGATGCCCATTTACCGGAGATTCGAGGTGTGGTTCAAGGGAAGAAAAAGCCTCAGCGCTTCCCTGACTCTTCTTGCCGTTTCGTGTATCATCATTTTTCCGATGCTGACGATTCTCGGCATCGTCGCCGCGCAGGCCATCAAGGTCAGCCGTACGGCTGTTCCCTGGATTGAGACGCAGCTCGGCAGGCCGACGGCCTTCCAGGACATGTTCGGCTCCCTGCCTTTCTATCCGACGATCAGCGAATACAGCGATCTGATACTGCAGAAAACGGGTGAGCTGGTCAGCAACATGAGCACCGTTCTCTTCAACAATATTTCTTCCTTCACCCTGTCTACCGTCCATACGCTGTTTCTGTTTTTTGTGTTTCTCTACACGATGTTCTTTTTCCTTCGGGACGGACGCCAGATGCTCGAAAAGGTTCTGTACTATCTTCCGCTGAGCGGCGCCGACCAGTCCCGGATGCTTGAGAAGTTCACCTCGGTCACCGGGGCGACCATAAGGGGGACCTTCGTTATCGGCATTATCCAGGGAAGTCTCGCCGGCATTGCATTCACGTTCGCGGGTATCGAGAGCGCCGTGTTCTGGGGCGCCGTCATGACCGTGCTTTCGATCATTCCTGTCGTGGGGTCAGGGCTGGTATGGGTTCCGGCCGTGATCTACCTCTACGCGACCGGCCAGTTCGCCGCCGGGACGGGTCTTCTGCTGTTCTGCGGGTTGCTTGTCAGCAGCATCGACAATATCCTCAGGCCGATTCTCGTCGGAAGGGACACCAAGTTGCACGAGCTGCTCATTTTTTTCGGAACATTCGGCGGCATCAGTCTTTTCGGTATCTCTGGTTTTATCGTGGGGCCTGTCATAGCCGCGCTTTTCGTTACCATCTGGGAGATATACGGCGAAACGTTCAGGGACTATCTCAACGATGTCAAGAAACCCGTTTGCCCCGATACGGAAGACGATATCTATCTCTGA
- a CDS encoding 16S rRNA (uracil(1498)-N(3))-methyltransferase, with protein MELFYTPPERIDLSSGALTVGDDEFFHIVKVLRKRVGERIRLTDGQGLSLAADIVAIGRHELTASIAGKEMVTAPSTRVTVAISLLKSAHRFDFFLEKAAELGVSAIVPMVTERTVSLPRAEKAARKIERWRKVLIAGLRQTGRFHLPDIREPRSFEEVLGMGGFDLKLVPYEASRRSPVSDFAGKNVLFAIGGEGGFSEREIGLAKESGFKEISLGRSILRAETAGMFAVAMVRAQLAATESQEEWL; from the coding sequence ATGGAGCTGTTTTACACGCCGCCTGAACGTATCGATCTTTCCTCGGGCGCCCTCACGGTCGGCGACGATGAATTTTTCCATATCGTGAAGGTTTTGAGAAAACGTGTCGGCGAGCGTATTCGCCTCACCGACGGCCAGGGGTTGTCTCTCGCAGCCGACATCGTCGCGATCGGCCGTCACGAATTGACGGCGTCGATTGCCGGGAAAGAGATGGTGACGGCTCCGTCGACCAGGGTGACGGTCGCCATATCCCTGCTGAAATCCGCCCATCGCTTCGATTTTTTTCTCGAAAAGGCGGCCGAACTCGGGGTGAGCGCGATCGTGCCGATGGTGACGGAAAGGACGGTGTCGCTGCCACGCGCCGAAAAAGCGGCTCGCAAGATCGAGCGGTGGCGGAAGGTGTTGATCGCAGGACTGCGGCAGACGGGACGGTTTCATCTGCCCGATATCCGCGAGCCCCGTTCCTTTGAAGAGGTGCTCGGTATGGGCGGTTTTGATCTGAAGCTCGTTCCTTACGAGGCCTCCCGTCGCTCGCCGGTTTCGGATTTTGCCGGAAAGAACGTGCTGTTCGCCATCGGGGGAGAGGGCGGGTTCAGCGAACGCGAGATCGGCCTTGCGAAAGAGAGCGGGTTCAAAGAAATATCGCTGGGAAGGTCGATACTGCGCGCGGAAACGGCGGGTATGTTCGCCGTTGCAATGGTACGCGCGCAGCTCGCGGCAACGGAATCGCAAGAAGAGTGGTTGTAA
- a CDS encoding ComF family protein encodes MFQGLLNLLYPRVCAGCHCLLEDRDREICSRCEGSFDRFSTCGASSDAVREALGRSRSERTPLAAAFALYRFHRNDVLRTVLHQMKYEGVYRLGEFFGARLGDFVAQGGVGDTGVAVVPVPLHRLKKIERTYNQSEVIARAAASVLRLPVRDDLVVRRRYTLSQAGLTPVERRRNVLGAFASSGKTVPESVLLIDDVMTTGSTVAAVMDALETAGVSRISLAVVALATA; translated from the coding sequence ATGTTCCAAGGATTGCTCAATCTGCTCTATCCCCGTGTCTGCGCGGGATGTCACTGTCTGCTCGAAGACCGCGATCGGGAAATCTGTTCGCGTTGCGAGGGTTCCTTCGACAGGTTTTCAACCTGCGGAGCTTCTTCTGACGCCGTGCGCGAGGCTCTCGGGAGAAGCCGTTCTGAACGAACCCCGCTTGCCGCCGCCTTTGCGCTTTACCGCTTTCACAGGAACGACGTTCTCCGGACGGTCCTGCACCAGATGAAGTATGAAGGGGTGTATCGACTTGGCGAATTTTTCGGAGCGAGGCTCGGCGACTTTGTCGCACAGGGCGGAGTTGGGGATACGGGGGTAGCGGTGGTTCCCGTGCCGTTGCACAGGCTGAAAAAGATCGAGAGAACCTATAACCAGTCCGAGGTGATCGCGCGGGCCGCGGCTTCGGTGTTGCGGTTGCCCGTGCGTGACGATCTTGTCGTGAGAAGGCGCTATACCCTTTCACAGGCGGGACTGACTCCCGTGGAGCGCCGCCGCAACGTTCTCGGCGCTTTCGCGTCATCGGGAAAAACCGTGCCGGAAAGCGTGCTGCTCATCGACGATGTCATGACGACCGGTTCGACGGTCGCGGCGGTCATGGATGCGCTCGAGACGGCGGGAGTTTCCAGAATTTCGCTCGCGGTCGTGGCGCTCGCGACCGCGTAA